The proteins below come from a single Conger conger chromosome 10, fConCon1.1, whole genome shotgun sequence genomic window:
- the LOC133138573 gene encoding NXPE family member 1-like isoform X2, with amino-acid sequence MESEQENNSRPSISSWESFWNMEILNEMQRRKCIFTSLCAIVFFFVVVSKLYKRTSIWEQFQTPHQALSVEEVILSLSWPPSSSNITSFSNSSSALHSVVRLEQPGAQYCVGDTLSVLVEMRNYAGLPKAHGGDFILARIHSPELQAGASGDVTDFRDGTYRVRFRLFWPGEVQVSVRLIHSSETVKILQRDWMQDYNRAMYTGTFIRGEKTETSQCTLRLSSDRPLCEYMKKEDGGYYACYQPQTLSCSSLTLLRTYIPPDPHLTEVEAQLLDQWSSSFCQTGSFLSEVAITRCLKGKTLYLLGDSTVRQWMEYLEEKLKGLILIKKAYNSKLAVNAHNGITVRWARHSHPWIAFYHFYIKGSVHIPKALDGIAVGGRQEDMIVVIGIGQHFRPYPPEVFIRRLLSIRLAIMRLHARNPQVHIVIKLENNRDLALQTICLSNWYGYMQNLAQRKVFEDMKVTLVDAWDMSVAANSLALHPDEVIVSNQVSVALSFFCH; translated from the exons AGAACAACAGTAGACCTTCCATAAGCAGTTGGGAATCATTTTGGAACATGGAGATATTAAATGAGATGCAAAGAAGGAAATGTATATTCACGTCTCTGTGCGCCATAGTGTTTTTCTTTGTGGTTGTTTCCAAACTGTACAAACGGACATCAATATGG GAGCAATTTCAGACCCCTCACCAAGCACTGAGTGTAGAAGAAGtcatattatcattatcatggcctccttcctcctccaacATAACCTCTTTCAGTAACTCTTCCAGTGCTCTGCACAGTGTGGTCAGGCTAGAGCAGCCCGGCGCCCAGTACTGTGTGGGGGACACACTGAGCGTGCTGGTGGAGATGAGGAACTACGCGGGCCTTCCCAAAGCCCACGGTGGAGACTTCATCCTGGCCCGGATCCACTCTCCGGAGCTCCAGGCAGGTGCATCGGGAGACGTCACCGACTTCCGCGACGGCACCTACCGTGTGCGCTTCCGCCTGTTTTGGCCCGGAGAGGTCCAGGTCTCTGTGCGTCTGATCCACTCCTCTGAGACCGTTAAGATCCTCCAGAGAGACTGGATGCAGGACTACAATAGGGCCATGTACACAGGAACCTTCATCAGAGGGGAAAAAACGGAGACGTCCCAGTGCACCCTTCGGCTGAGCTCAGACAGACCCTTGTGTGAGTACATGAAGAAGGAGGACGGAGGGTATTACGCCTGCTACCAGCCCCAGACTCTTTCCTGCAGCTCTCTGACCCTCCTGAGAACCTACATACCCCCAGATCCTCATCTGACCGAAGTAGAAGCCCAGCTATTAGACCA GTGGTCTTCATCCTTCTGTCAGACAGGTTCCTTCCTCAGTGAAGTTGCCATTACCAGATGTTTAAAGGGAAAGACTCTCTACCTATTGGGTGACTCCACTGTACGTCAGTGGATGGAGTATTTGGAAGAAAAACTGAAAG GTCTGATATTGATAAAAAAAGCGTATAATTCAAAGTTGGCTGTCAACGCCCATAACGGCATCACTGTCCGGTGGGCAAGGCATTCTCATCCCTGGATTGCCTTTTACCACTTCTACATAAAGGGATCAGTTCACATTCCTAAAGCACTGGACGGCATCGCAGTTGGGGGCAGGCAGGAGGATATGATAGTGGTCATTGGAATTGGCCAGCACTTTCGGCCCTACCCTCCAGAAGTCTTTATCCGAAGGCTCCTGAGCATCCGCCTGGCGATAATGCGCTTACATGCCCGCAACCCTCAAGTACACATTGTTATAAAGCTGGAGAACAACAGGGACCTGGCCTTACAGACAATATGTTTAAGTAACTGGTATGGCTATATGCAGAACCTGGCTCAGAGGAAGGTGTTTGAGGATATGAAGGTGACCCTGGTAGATGCCTGGGACATGTCTGTGGCCGCCAACAGTCTTGCACTCCATCCTGATGAAGTCATTGTTTCTAATCAGGTTTCTGTGGCCCTGTCATTCTTCTGTCATTAG
- the LOC133138573 gene encoding NXPE family member 4-like isoform X1, whose product MESEQENNSRPSISSWESFWNMEILNEMQRRKCIFTSLCAIVFFFVVVSKLYKRTSIWEQFQTPHQALSVEEVILSLSWPPSSSNITSFSNSSSALHSVVRLEQPGAQYCVGDTLSVLVEMRNYAGLPKAHGGDFILARIHSPELQAGASGDVTDFRDGTYRVRFRLFWPGEVQVSVRLIHSSETVKILQRDWMQDYNRAMYTGTFIRGEKTETSQCTLRLSSDRPLCEYMKKEDGGYYACYQPQTLSCSSLTLLRTYIPPDPHLTEVEAQLLDQKNAGIEMTNSFGPVIVLGCTGSFLSEVAITRCLKGKTLYLLGDSTVRQWMEYLEEKLKGLILIKKAYNSKLAVNAHNGITVRWARHSHPWIAFYHFYIKGSVHIPKALDGIAVGGRQEDMIVVIGIGQHFRPYPPEVFIRRLLSIRLAIMRLHARNPQVHIVIKLENNRDLALQTICLSNWYGYMQNLAQRKVFEDMKVTLVDAWDMSVAANSLALHPDEVIVSNQVSVALSFFCH is encoded by the exons AGAACAACAGTAGACCTTCCATAAGCAGTTGGGAATCATTTTGGAACATGGAGATATTAAATGAGATGCAAAGAAGGAAATGTATATTCACGTCTCTGTGCGCCATAGTGTTTTTCTTTGTGGTTGTTTCCAAACTGTACAAACGGACATCAATATGG GAGCAATTTCAGACCCCTCACCAAGCACTGAGTGTAGAAGAAGtcatattatcattatcatggcctccttcctcctccaacATAACCTCTTTCAGTAACTCTTCCAGTGCTCTGCACAGTGTGGTCAGGCTAGAGCAGCCCGGCGCCCAGTACTGTGTGGGGGACACACTGAGCGTGCTGGTGGAGATGAGGAACTACGCGGGCCTTCCCAAAGCCCACGGTGGAGACTTCATCCTGGCCCGGATCCACTCTCCGGAGCTCCAGGCAGGTGCATCGGGAGACGTCACCGACTTCCGCGACGGCACCTACCGTGTGCGCTTCCGCCTGTTTTGGCCCGGAGAGGTCCAGGTCTCTGTGCGTCTGATCCACTCCTCTGAGACCGTTAAGATCCTCCAGAGAGACTGGATGCAGGACTACAATAGGGCCATGTACACAGGAACCTTCATCAGAGGGGAAAAAACGGAGACGTCCCAGTGCACCCTTCGGCTGAGCTCAGACAGACCCTTGTGTGAGTACATGAAGAAGGAGGACGGAGGGTATTACGCCTGCTACCAGCCCCAGACTCTTTCCTGCAGCTCTCTGACCCTCCTGAGAACCTACATACCCCCAGATCCTCATCTGACCGAAGTAGAAGCCCAGCTATTAGACCA GAAAAACGCTGGAATAGAAATGACAAACAGCTTCGGCCCTGTGATTGTCCTTGGTTGTACTG GTTCCTTCCTCAGTGAAGTTGCCATTACCAGATGTTTAAAGGGAAAGACTCTCTACCTATTGGGTGACTCCACTGTACGTCAGTGGATGGAGTATTTGGAAGAAAAACTGAAAG GTCTGATATTGATAAAAAAAGCGTATAATTCAAAGTTGGCTGTCAACGCCCATAACGGCATCACTGTCCGGTGGGCAAGGCATTCTCATCCCTGGATTGCCTTTTACCACTTCTACATAAAGGGATCAGTTCACATTCCTAAAGCACTGGACGGCATCGCAGTTGGGGGCAGGCAGGAGGATATGATAGTGGTCATTGGAATTGGCCAGCACTTTCGGCCCTACCCTCCAGAAGTCTTTATCCGAAGGCTCCTGAGCATCCGCCTGGCGATAATGCGCTTACATGCCCGCAACCCTCAAGTACACATTGTTATAAAGCTGGAGAACAACAGGGACCTGGCCTTACAGACAATATGTTTAAGTAACTGGTATGGCTATATGCAGAACCTGGCTCAGAGGAAGGTGTTTGAGGATATGAAGGTGACCCTGGTAGATGCCTGGGACATGTCTGTGGCCGCCAACAGTCTTGCACTCCATCCTGATGAAGTCATTGTTTCTAATCAGGTTTCTGTGGCCCTGTCATTCTTCTGTCATTAG
- the LOC133138573 gene encoding NXPE family member 4-like isoform X3: MEILNEMQRRKCIFTSLCAIVFFFVVVSKLYKRTSIWEQFQTPHQALSVEEVILSLSWPPSSSNITSFSNSSSALHSVVRLEQPGAQYCVGDTLSVLVEMRNYAGLPKAHGGDFILARIHSPELQAGASGDVTDFRDGTYRVRFRLFWPGEVQVSVRLIHSSETVKILQRDWMQDYNRAMYTGTFIRGEKTETSQCTLRLSSDRPLCEYMKKEDGGYYACYQPQTLSCSSLTLLRTYIPPDPHLTEVEAQLLDQKNAGIEMTNSFGPVIVLGCTGSFLSEVAITRCLKGKTLYLLGDSTVRQWMEYLEEKLKGLILIKKAYNSKLAVNAHNGITVRWARHSHPWIAFYHFYIKGSVHIPKALDGIAVGGRQEDMIVVIGIGQHFRPYPPEVFIRRLLSIRLAIMRLHARNPQVHIVIKLENNRDLALQTICLSNWYGYMQNLAQRKVFEDMKVTLVDAWDMSVAANSLALHPDEVIVSNQVSVALSFFCH; the protein is encoded by the exons ATGGAGATATTAAATGAGATGCAAAGAAGGAAATGTATATTCACGTCTCTGTGCGCCATAGTGTTTTTCTTTGTGGTTGTTTCCAAACTGTACAAACGGACATCAATATGG GAGCAATTTCAGACCCCTCACCAAGCACTGAGTGTAGAAGAAGtcatattatcattatcatggcctccttcctcctccaacATAACCTCTTTCAGTAACTCTTCCAGTGCTCTGCACAGTGTGGTCAGGCTAGAGCAGCCCGGCGCCCAGTACTGTGTGGGGGACACACTGAGCGTGCTGGTGGAGATGAGGAACTACGCGGGCCTTCCCAAAGCCCACGGTGGAGACTTCATCCTGGCCCGGATCCACTCTCCGGAGCTCCAGGCAGGTGCATCGGGAGACGTCACCGACTTCCGCGACGGCACCTACCGTGTGCGCTTCCGCCTGTTTTGGCCCGGAGAGGTCCAGGTCTCTGTGCGTCTGATCCACTCCTCTGAGACCGTTAAGATCCTCCAGAGAGACTGGATGCAGGACTACAATAGGGCCATGTACACAGGAACCTTCATCAGAGGGGAAAAAACGGAGACGTCCCAGTGCACCCTTCGGCTGAGCTCAGACAGACCCTTGTGTGAGTACATGAAGAAGGAGGACGGAGGGTATTACGCCTGCTACCAGCCCCAGACTCTTTCCTGCAGCTCTCTGACCCTCCTGAGAACCTACATACCCCCAGATCCTCATCTGACCGAAGTAGAAGCCCAGCTATTAGACCA GAAAAACGCTGGAATAGAAATGACAAACAGCTTCGGCCCTGTGATTGTCCTTGGTTGTACTG GTTCCTTCCTCAGTGAAGTTGCCATTACCAGATGTTTAAAGGGAAAGACTCTCTACCTATTGGGTGACTCCACTGTACGTCAGTGGATGGAGTATTTGGAAGAAAAACTGAAAG GTCTGATATTGATAAAAAAAGCGTATAATTCAAAGTTGGCTGTCAACGCCCATAACGGCATCACTGTCCGGTGGGCAAGGCATTCTCATCCCTGGATTGCCTTTTACCACTTCTACATAAAGGGATCAGTTCACATTCCTAAAGCACTGGACGGCATCGCAGTTGGGGGCAGGCAGGAGGATATGATAGTGGTCATTGGAATTGGCCAGCACTTTCGGCCCTACCCTCCAGAAGTCTTTATCCGAAGGCTCCTGAGCATCCGCCTGGCGATAATGCGCTTACATGCCCGCAACCCTCAAGTACACATTGTTATAAAGCTGGAGAACAACAGGGACCTGGCCTTACAGACAATATGTTTAAGTAACTGGTATGGCTATATGCAGAACCTGGCTCAGAGGAAGGTGTTTGAGGATATGAAGGTGACCCTGGTAGATGCCTGGGACATGTCTGTGGCCGCCAACAGTCTTGCACTCCATCCTGATGAAGTCATTGTTTCTAATCAGGTTTCTGTGGCCCTGTCATTCTTCTGTCATTAG
- the LOC133138573 gene encoding NXPE family member 4-like isoform X4 — translation MRNYAGLPKAHGGDFILARIHSPELQAGASGDVTDFRDGTYRVRFRLFWPGEVQVSVRLIHSSETVKILQRDWMQDYNRAMYTGTFIRGEKTETSQCTLRLSSDRPLCEYMKKEDGGYYACYQPQTLSCSSLTLLRTYIPPDPHLTEVEAQLLDQKNAGIEMTNSFGPVIVLGCTGSFLSEVAITRCLKGKTLYLLGDSTVRQWMEYLEEKLKGLILIKKAYNSKLAVNAHNGITVRWARHSHPWIAFYHFYIKGSVHIPKALDGIAVGGRQEDMIVVIGIGQHFRPYPPEVFIRRLLSIRLAIMRLHARNPQVHIVIKLENNRDLALQTICLSNWYGYMQNLAQRKVFEDMKVTLVDAWDMSVAANSLALHPDEVIVSNQVSVALSFFCH, via the exons ATGAGGAACTACGCGGGCCTTCCCAAAGCCCACGGTGGAGACTTCATCCTGGCCCGGATCCACTCTCCGGAGCTCCAGGCAGGTGCATCGGGAGACGTCACCGACTTCCGCGACGGCACCTACCGTGTGCGCTTCCGCCTGTTTTGGCCCGGAGAGGTCCAGGTCTCTGTGCGTCTGATCCACTCCTCTGAGACCGTTAAGATCCTCCAGAGAGACTGGATGCAGGACTACAATAGGGCCATGTACACAGGAACCTTCATCAGAGGGGAAAAAACGGAGACGTCCCAGTGCACCCTTCGGCTGAGCTCAGACAGACCCTTGTGTGAGTACATGAAGAAGGAGGACGGAGGGTATTACGCCTGCTACCAGCCCCAGACTCTTTCCTGCAGCTCTCTGACCCTCCTGAGAACCTACATACCCCCAGATCCTCATCTGACCGAAGTAGAAGCCCAGCTATTAGACCA GAAAAACGCTGGAATAGAAATGACAAACAGCTTCGGCCCTGTGATTGTCCTTGGTTGTACTG GTTCCTTCCTCAGTGAAGTTGCCATTACCAGATGTTTAAAGGGAAAGACTCTCTACCTATTGGGTGACTCCACTGTACGTCAGTGGATGGAGTATTTGGAAGAAAAACTGAAAG GTCTGATATTGATAAAAAAAGCGTATAATTCAAAGTTGGCTGTCAACGCCCATAACGGCATCACTGTCCGGTGGGCAAGGCATTCTCATCCCTGGATTGCCTTTTACCACTTCTACATAAAGGGATCAGTTCACATTCCTAAAGCACTGGACGGCATCGCAGTTGGGGGCAGGCAGGAGGATATGATAGTGGTCATTGGAATTGGCCAGCACTTTCGGCCCTACCCTCCAGAAGTCTTTATCCGAAGGCTCCTGAGCATCCGCCTGGCGATAATGCGCTTACATGCCCGCAACCCTCAAGTACACATTGTTATAAAGCTGGAGAACAACAGGGACCTGGCCTTACAGACAATATGTTTAAGTAACTGGTATGGCTATATGCAGAACCTGGCTCAGAGGAAGGTGTTTGAGGATATGAAGGTGACCCTGGTAGATGCCTGGGACATGTCTGTGGCCGCCAACAGTCTTGCACTCCATCCTGATGAAGTCATTGTTTCTAATCAGGTTTCTGTGGCCCTGTCATTCTTCTGTCATTAG